Part of the bacterium genome is shown below.
CTCCCGTCCCGCCTGACATATGCCACTGCTGAACCCGCCTGACAGCCGTTATACACCCCTTTGGCCGGCGCGGAGGTGTCTCTTTCAGGATAAAATATCGAGCTTATAAAAAAATCTCTTATCACAAGTTCAATGTTTTTTTCCCAGTATTTAATCTTTATGGCGGTTATATTTCTAAAATTTTCGAGCCTTTCTTTTTCTACCTTAAAAACTATGTTGTCCTTTTCGCATTTCCAGCTGTTAAAGTTGTTGATGATAAACCTGCCAAATGACATATCAACCGCATTGTCTATCATATAAATTATATCTTCAAAATTGCTTTTAGTTACGAAAACACTGGCCGCTTTTTTCTCCTTTGAAACGGCCGGCGGCTTTTGCCCGTTAAAACCGCCTGTAAGTATTTCCGGCCCGAAAACAAAACATTCAACAAGGGCCTGGGTCCCGGGCTCCAATAAAAAGGCGGGGCATTCGCCCTCCAGAAATAAAAAAACCTTTACGCCCCTGGATTTTGCTTCGGATAAAATAAAGCCGGTACTTTTTTCTTTACCCTCAAACTCTCCCCTGACGGCCAGTTGGAATATTCCGCTCGAAATTATTTTTTTTCCTGAAAATATAATATCTTCTTCCCGTTCCGGCAAATCCCATTCTAATCTAAGTGGAACCTGAAGCATTGTCTTCCTTCCAGCAATGCGGATCCGGCTGGTTAAAATCGCCGGACACAGCATAGGCCCTCGCACTGCACCCGCCTAAACATTCTTCATAATTTTCGCATGAAACACATTTGCCTTTTGCTTCCTTATTACGGAGTTTCAGCAAAACAGGCGAATTTTTCCAGATATCCTTAAAATCATCTTTTAAAATATTCCCGATAGAAACCGGCATAAAACCACAGGGTGTTATGTCCCCGTTAGGCTTAATGGCAAGTGAAAGTTTACCGCAGCTGCTCCCGGGAACAATTGTTTTGTCCCTGCCGCCAAATTCCTTTAAAAGGCAGATAACAGGGTCGTCCAACGATATAGTAATATCAGAAATTTCTTTTTTCTTAATCAAAACGTCCCGGTAAAATCCCATCCATTCCCGCGGGGTCAAATCCAGCTCGCCGCGGTTTTTCAATCCTTGTCCGCTGCATTTATAATTGTGAAAAGTAATTTTTTTAATACCCAATTTCCTGGCCAGGTCAATAAGCTCCCCAAATTCCCTGTAATTCATTCTGCTGATAACGGATGATACAGCGGTCTCGATATTATTTTTGCGCAATAATTCAATCGCAAAAACCGCCTTTTTAAAGCTTCCCTTTTTATTGCGAAAATTATCATGATCCCTTTCCCGCGCGCTGTCTAAACTTACTTCAACTTTTGAAATCCTGCTGTTTTTAATTTTATCAACAATCTCTCCGTCAACTAAAAAACCGTTTGTCGAAACACTTATATGAAGCCCGTTCTCACGGGCAAATAACGCGATATCAAATATGTCTTTTTTCAGAAAAGGCTCTCCCCCGCCGAAATTCGCAAAATAAACTTTTGCGGCAACAAGCTTTTTAACAATTTCCTTGTTCTGCCCGGCCGGTAATTCTTCATATTTCTCCAGCCTGGAATAACAGTGCTTGCAGTTAAAATTACAATTATTGGATAAACTCCAATTAACCAACAGCGGCGCGTCAGGTATTTTTGTTTTCATCATAAATCAACCAGCCTTCTTTTAAAAGTCGGCTGAGAAAATAATTAACATCGTCCTTTAATGTTTTCTCATCTGTTTCAAAACTCTTCAATATTTCTGACACTATCCCGTCCTCTCCTAAAGTTCCATCGGCCAGCATCCAAATCTTGCCTGCAACATAGTTCAGCTGGTGGACCACATCGGCAATAACCAATGTTACCACAGATTCTTCTGAAATATCCTCGCCGTTTCTCGCCCTTGCCAGTAATTCTTCTTCTTCAATCTCAACTCTCCAGACAATTTCAGGATTACGTTTTATTTTCTTCACCCAGCCCTTCCTTTTTAAGTTATCTTGTTTATATTCACTTCCCCAATGTTGCCACAACCCTTTTTGCCATTCCCTTGCATACCTTATATCTCAGGAAGGGCTGGGTTCACGGTCTCTCCATATGGAATATACCTCCTGGTATATGAGAAGTTTCTTGTCAGGGTTTTTTATTGGACTTGGCTGTTTTAAACTTTGATAATTCCAATAACTTGTATGAAAGCTTTGCGATTGAAAACTGGAATGTAGACGCTAAATTATTATTATCCAGAAATAAATTTACCTCAGCGGATTTCCTGAAATCCAGCAAACGGTTTAACCTGGTCTTTAAAACATAATCATTATTCCTGTTGACCGCGCTTATAACCCGTTCTATTAAAGCATCCTGGTATGCAAGACTGTTCCTGACATCCCACAATTTTTCATAAGCTTTAAAAAATTCGTATTCCTTTTTATTTTTGGATTCCATTTCTTCAATTTTATTTTGTTCGAACCTGCTGATGGGAATAAAGGCCGTATCATCTTTTTTGTCCCTTGTCATTTTTAAAGCCATATTACAATATCCCCTGCTTAATTGTATCATCTCATAAGACCGGACAAAATTTTTTCTCATATCTTTTTCGGCCATATCCCTGTATTTCAGACCCTGATTAAAATACCATTCTACTTCCTCGTTTCCGCTTTGAAGCACATTATCCACATCATCTTTCACAAGATCATCCAAATCGGCGATTTTTTCTTTCATTATATTTTCTATCCCGCGTAACAATTCATCCACACTGAGTTTCATGGCGCTCAGCAAACAATCCATGGCGAAATTGATGGAATCCTGCGCAGAAATATATTCCCTGCGTTTGGTCTCAGCGCGGGCTTTTTCATAAGATAGTTTTGCCTGCTGGAACAAATCCTTTAATTTCGCGCTTATATCATTGAAATTATTGTTAAAATAAAGTTTATTGCTGTATTCAAATAATGTTTCAAGCTGCTGCATCTTATTTTCCACCCTGTTTTTTAATTCATTTGATTCTGCATTTGATAAATTCAAAATTTTATTTGAAAGGTCTTCCGCCAACTCTATCTTTTTTATGGCCGCATTAAATTCTCCTTTTTCAATAAATTCTTTGGCCTGGGAGGCAAACTCGATTGCTTTTTTCAAGGTTAAATGATAATCCCCGTTATAAAATTCAGAAATTAAAATTTCATATTCAATTAATTCCTGAAGTTTAAACATCTTTTCTTTTACCATTTCTTTTATATCAGAGGTGTCAAGCTCTTTATCGCTGTGTCGCTCCTCTGAATATGCAATAAAAACAGGGTGCAGCACGAAAATAAAAATTATGCCGAATATAAATAACTTCTTCATTAATATCCTTGATTTATTTTATAAATTATATCATTTTTTCTTTTAATTTACTATCAAAATTTAATTTATTACTCGTTTTTTGGGCGTGAAAAAATTAATTAAAACACCAAACAGGGTAAGAACAGAAACAAATTCCAGACGTCCAATCCACATTTCAATAATGTAAATAATTTTTAAAAGCGCCGGCATATCCGGATTGGTTATACCGCATGAAAGGCCGGAGTTGCTTCCCGCGGAAACAGCTTCAAAAAATGCCTCAATCGCCGAATAGCCGTAATACATTCCGAATATCGTACCGGTAAAATATGTCATCATGTAAAGCAGAATAATCATCATCGCGTTTTTGACAAGGGAGTTATCCAGAAGATAGTCACGTATATGATGAAATTTTTGTGAAACAACGGAAGATTCCGGGGAAATAAGCCTTCTTACTTCCTGGATTAAGCTTTTAAAAACTATACCGACTCTCAAGCTTTTAAAACCGCCGCCTGTGGAACAGGCGCAGGCGCCGATTGACATTGCAACAGAGACCCCCATCATGGCCAATGCCCCCCATTCTTTAACAAATTGTATCGCGTAAATCGTCATGTTGCCTGTGGTTGTATGGCCGGACAAAATTATGAAAAACGCCTTCCGGAAATTAATCAAAAAACCCGGGTATGTTCTTACCTGAAATAATCCCCATATAAGAATTATAAAAGAAATTGAAAGAGTAACTATGAAAGACCTTATTTCAATATTTTCCCGCATTTCTTTTCTCTGGCCGGACCAGATTGCGTAATGAAGCGCGAAATTAAATGAGCCAAGAATACAAATAATCGTCACAACAGCGTCAATCCAGTAATTATGGTAATAAACAATATTCTGGGTCTGCGGGGCAAACCCCCCTGTGCTCCACGCCCCCATAAATAAGCATATGCCGTGGTATAAAGCCTTGAAAAAAGGAAGCCCGTCCGCCAATTCAATAATGGTAAGAATTGTGGTCCCAACCGCAAGGTACAAGAGGCTGATCATCCAGATTGCCCTGGATGTCTGGGCGACATTCGGCAAAAGTTTTTCTTCCCTGCCTTCACCGACATACATTTTAAACATTCCCGATGTGCCTCCTACCATAAAACTGAGCGCAATAACCACTATCCCCTGCCCGCCGCAATAAGTTAAAATATGCCTGTAAAGATTCAACCCGTATGAAACATGGTCCAAATCCTTCATTAAAAAAAGCCCTGTAGTGGTAAAACCGCTCATTACATCGAAACAAGCGTCAAGATATGAACCCATTACCCCGCCAAGATAGTAAGGAATGGCGGCCAGGCACGTGGCAACTATCCAGCTGAAACCTACTGCGGACAGCCCCTGCGTCCACGACGGTGTCCTATCCGTACGGCATAAAATCATAAACAAAAAACCGGCAGCCAGGGAAATTGAACCGCCGAGGACCAAATCAACGGCAGGGTTCCATTCTTTTAAAAGAAAAGATATTACGGCTGGAATAAACAGGAGAAAACCCACCCCTGCGATAATTTTTGAACTAAGGAATATTATAATCTTTGCATCATCCGCATTAACCTTCGGGCTCATTTTCTTTTTCCTTTTTTCTTAAAAATATTTCAATTCCAAAAAGAATTACTGCAAAAATAAAAACCCCCGATGTTATTTTTAACCTTTTTTTGTCAACGGGACGTGAAATATTACTGCCTTTTTTTAAAACATTAAGGGCATCCAAATGGATATCCACCTCGCCCATATGCTCGGGGCAGGCGCGATGGAATCTGCCAGTTATCTGGATAAAATCACCGGCGTGGTTATAATCGCCCGGGTGAGACATGTTTTTTGCCAATTCCGCAGGCATCCAGACGCCGATAGCATTGCTGCCATCAGAAACATTGATCCACGCGAATTCTTTTTTATAGAAAATATCCCCTATAGTTTCACCTTTAACACAGACTTCTTTAAAATCATGTTCCCTCGCGTTTTCAATCAATTCAGTTACAGAAATAAAGGCGTAAGCGCCGGATATATAAGAAAATATTATTAAAAAAAACCAGAAAGATACTTTTTTCACCCAGCCCTTCCTTTTCTTTAATGATTTTATATTTCTAATCAATTTTCAGTAACTATTACTGTATTTTTAACCTCATCCTTCTTTTTTAAACTTAGGAAGGGCGAGGTTCATCTGGAAAGTATTTCTCCTATTATGAATATAAATGCCATAAGCAAAAACAAGGCAACAGAAAAACCAACTTCCGTTAAAATCCCTAAAAAAACATCTTTTAGCCAATTATTGCCATTTTTTAACATTTTAATATTAACTTATTTTTCCTATAAGAGAAGTAAGAAGGGACTGTTCATTTTCAACCGATGTTATAGCGATAACATCATCTCCCGGGGTAAGGACTGTTTCACCTTTTGGAATAATTATATCACCCCCGCGCACAATGCTGACTAAAACAGAATTTGGAGGAAGTGTAATATCTTTAATCATTTTGCTGATAACAGGTGAACCTTCACCAAGGTCCACCCGGACCAGGGAAATATTTCCTTTTTTGAAACTTAACAAATTTATGAAATCATCCAGCGAAACTTCTTCCTCGACAATCTTCGCGATAATGGTGGTGCTGTTTACAGGGACATCAACACCCAATTCGGAAAAAATCGCTTCATTGTTCGGGTTGTTGACACGCGCAACTGTGCGCAAAACATTATACCCTGTTTTTGCGAGCTGGCAGGCGACAAAATTGTCCTCATCGCTGCCTGTAACCGCCGCGAATACGTCCGTTTTTGCAATCCCGGCCTGTTCCAGTATATTAATATCACAGCCGTCCCCGTTAATGACCATTGAATCAATTTCATGGGCAATTTGTTCGCAGCGCGCCCTGTCTTTCTCTATTAAAGCAACATTATGCCCGTCCCTGGCCAATTTTTTAACCAAATAATATCCGACCTTGCCGCCGCCGACAACTACAATGTTCACCCCGCCCTTCCTTTCTAATTCTTAAGTTCACAGCCACATTTACCCTCACTCTTCCTTGTTACTATTAGGAAGGGCGGGGTTCATTTTCTTTTACTCCGCCTGTACTTATTGAAAATAATCTGAATATTTTTCAAGTTTTTCCGACTTGACCATTGCGTAAATTATCACATTTTTCTCAATAACATAATCTTTCTCCGCCATATTCAATTTTTTATCCTTTTTCACCAGGATAATCTTAAATTCATTCTTTTTTTCTACCTCCCCCGCGGTTTTCCCGATCAAATCCTGGTTAGGAACAAAATTTATTAACCTGACATCCCCGTTTTCTAAAATACTTGAATCGCTAGAATAATTAGTCTGGATAATCTTGTTTTTCATAAGCCTGGCGATTAAAGTCGTCCCGCCTACTACATCCAATCCCAGTTTAAAGTATGTTTTTTCTCTGCCGGGGTCATATATTCTTGCGACAATCTTGGGCACTTTGAAAATTCCCTTCGCGACCTGGGCAGCCATAATATTTGTATTGTCACGATTTGTTACTGCCGCGAAAGCATCCGCTTTTTCAATCCCGGCCTCTAACAAAACATTCTTGTCAAAACCGCTCCCGGTTACTGTCGCGCCGTTGAACCCCACACCAAGGCGGGTAAACGAATCCGGGTTTTTATCAACAACAACGACATTATGCCCGTCATTGCTTAAAATATTTGCCAACTGCGCACCAACACGGCCGCATCCCACAATAATCACATACATAGTGTTTCCTTTTATTTATAAAGAGTAAACAGGCCAAAACTTGAATTTACAAGTAAAATATTAATCACTCTGGTAACTGTGCTCCCTCATATTTTAAAGTAAACAGGCCAGAGCATAAATCTCCAAGATTATATACTTAATAACCGGTTTGTCAAGGGTAAAATGAAAAATCTCTTGACAAATATAATTGTTTTCACTATAATACTTTTGATTTTTTCCAATGTAAATATTTCAAAATAACTATTTGTGAAAGGGGCTAAAAATGATTAATAAAAACAAGGTGAAAAAGATAGCATATATCGGATTATCCTTATGCTTTTTGATTTCATGCCAGAACAAAGAAAAATTGACCGAAAAACAACAGGAATCGCAGCAAATTGTCCAGATGGTCCCTGGTGCGGGAAACGCATGGAAGTCAGTAAGACTGATAATAAAAAACAAAAAAGATCCAAAAGATAAAGGCAAAGATTTCGATGTGGAAATAGGGGTAAATCCCGTATCAATCCCAAATACAAATCTCAAGATTAAAATTGAAGAATTCTATCCTGATTTTTGCATGGACGGCCAGGGCAAAGCCGGGTCAAAAAGCACTACTTTGAACAATCCGGCTGCCCGCATAATTGTAGAACAAGAGGGAAAACCTCCATACCAGGGATGGTTATTTGCCAATTACCCGGATGTTCATGAGTTTCCAAGTGAAGAGATAAGTATCCGTTTAAATGACTTCATCAAAAAATAATGACCGGATTTAATATGTTAAATAAAAAAATAATTATTGTTGCTTTTTGTTTCTTAGCAATATTTTCAATAAATAATACTTTTGCCGAAGAAAAATCGATAAAAATCGGCGTCCTGCTGGCACACACCGGGGATTTAGGCACCTATGGAAAAGTAATGAAAAACGGCACAATTCTCGCTTCTGAAATGATCAATGAAAGCGGCGGTGTTTTAAAAAAGAAGATTGAACTGATTCACAGGGACAGCCAGACAGACCCAACCATGGCTGTAGACGCGGCGCAGAAATTGATTGATATTGATAAAGTCGCGGCAATTGTCGGCGCAATTTCAAGCGGCGAAACCATACCTATCACAACATCAGTCGCCGCTGATAAAAAAGTAATAGTAATCTCGCCGTCTTCTACTTCGCCTGAAATCACAAATCTCAATGATAATGATTTTTTGTTCAGAACAGTCCCTTCAGATGCGCTTCAATGTGAAGTCCTCGCGTCAACAGCAAAAGAACAGGGGTTTAAAAAAATATCAATTATTTATGTAAATAACTCTTACGGCGAAGGGTTAGCGGAAACAATGAAGCAGGCTTTTTCAGTCATGGGGGGGAAAGTTTTAGAATCAGTTGCGTTTAATCCCAGCCAGCCGACTTACCGTTCTGAAATACAAAAAACCGTTAAAAATGAACCTGATGCTTTACTCCTTATTGCATATCCTGAAAACGGCGTAAAAGTATTACGGGAGGCTATTGAATTCGGCTTTATTAATAAATTCCTGCTTACCGACGGAATGAAGGCGGATGAAGTTGTTAAAAACGTGGGAGGAAAATATCTGGCCGGAACATACGGAACGGCGCCCGCACCGGTGGAAAGCAATTTAAGCAAAAAATTCAAAGAAGCATATCAAAAGAGGTTTGGAGAAATGCCCCCAAAACCTTATATCGACACCAGTTTTGATGCTGTGATTGTAACCGCCCTGGCTATCGCAAAAGGCGGGAGCGCCGACGGGGCGGTCATCCGCGATAATTTGCGCAAGATTGCCAATCCCCCTGGAGAAAAAGTAAACTTTCTGGATTTAAAAAAGGCACTTCAATTGATTGAAGAAGGCAAAAAAATCGATTATGAAGGTGTTTCCGGTTCATTGAATTTTGATAAAAACGGCGATATTACAGGCGGGAGCTATGGAATCTGGAAAATTGAGAATGATAAAATCGTGGATGTCCGTGTCGAAATTGTAGAATAAATTTGTAGGGGCGGGTTCTAAACCCGTCCTAAAATATTTTTTTCTTCTCTCCGAAAATCCCCTCAGGCCGGAAAAGAAGCACCAATTCGAGAACAATACTGATAATGATTATACGAAGGGGCCCCTGGATATTGGATACTTTTTCAGCAGTTTCTGGATTTGAAAAAAACCACATTATTAAATCCTCTGTTCCCGACCAGACTGCCAATACCAGTAACGCGCCAAGTAAAGCACCCCGGTTGTTCCCGCTTCCGCCAATAATAAGCATTACCCATACAAGAAAAGTCCATTGCATCGGCTGAAACACATCAGGGCTGATAAAAGAAATATAATGGCTGTATAATCCGCCGGCAAGCCCCATAAACATTGATCCGATAACCAGGGACTCCAGTTTATAACGAAAAACATTTTTCCCTGCTGACGCGGTTACCAGTTCATCTTCACGGATTGCTTTGATTACCCTGCCCCACGGCGAATGAATATTTTTCTCAATAAAAAGATAAATTAAGATGATAATAACCAAAATAACCAGTAAAAACAGAAGATTATGATATTCACTCGCGGATAAATCCGTCCATGGCTTTGGAATATCTTTTATTCCCCTGTTCCCATTGCTAAGCCATGACTCATTTGTAAAAACTAATCTTATTGATTCCGCAATCCCAAGGGTGGCCATTGCAAGATAATCTTCCCTCAATTTTAACACGGGCAAACCAATCAAAAACGCGATAATCCCGGAAAATAACGCTGAACCCAGGAGCCCAATGATTACCGGCAGTCCCAAACCTCCTAAATGCTCCGGCGACGGCCCTTTTGTCAAAAAAGCCGTAGTATACGCCCCAACAGCAAAAAAACCGGCAATCCCCACGTTAAATAAACCTGTAAATCCCCATTGAAGATTAAGACCCAGGGTTAAAATAGCAAAAATACCGGCCTTGATGCTAAATGATATAAGATAACTTAAAATCCCGCTCATGCCCTTCTTTCTTTTTTTCCAAATAAACCTTCCGGTCTTATCAAAAGCACTAAAATTAAAATAATAAAAGAAACCACACTCTTATACGCCGGGTTAATAAAAACAGTTGAAACTTCCTGGGATATGCCGATAATCATCCCTCCCGCCATCGCGCCGTAAGGACTCCCGATTCCGCCAAGAATTACACCCGCAAAAACCGGGAGAAGCACATCCCATCCCATCACCGGCCTTAACTGGACCTCTAATCCCAGGAAAATACCGCCAACCGCCGCTAAAGCGCATCCCAATCCCCATGTCCAAAAAATAATTTTTTCTGTCTCAATCCCAATAATGCCGGCCAGTTGCATATTATCAGACAAGGCGCGCATTGCTTTTCCGATTTTGGATTTTTTCAGGAAAAAATGGACGGCAATTATTAATAAAAATGATGTAATTATGATAAAAATTTCATCTGGTTTTATTTTAACACCAAAAGGCAGTTTTTTCGCCATTTGTAACTCTGAACTATAATAGCTTATCTGGGGACCCCAAATCATCTGGATGAGATTACGTAAAAAAAGCGCCACCCCTATTGAAGCAATTAAAAGTGTAACCGGGGTTTTTTCTCTTAATTTTCTATAAAGACAGCAATCCAGTAAAATACCCAGTCCCGAGGCAACAAGTATGGAAAGAATTATTGAAACAATAAACGGGAGTTTTAATCCGAGAAAGAAAAGGCATAAATAAGCCCCCGCGGCCATAAAATCACCATGGGCAAAATTGGCAAAGTTCAGGATTCCATAGGTCAATGTTAATCCTATGGAACCAAGAACAATTATACTGCCCATGATAATTCCATTAACGATTAGTTGGAGCATGAGTAAATGGTGAGATTTTATTTATCTGTTAAACGTATTTATTACACCCACGATAATCGCAATCTCAGAGAAAAATTTAACTGTTTCTCTCCAGAAATGCGTCTTTTTGGGTATTATAACTGTATCCCCTGATTCTAATTCCGGGAGGTCCGAAAATTCGCTTTTCTTTAAATTTTCCGTCAGGTCCAGTTTTACCGTGTCCGGGTAACCCTTATTGCCTTCACCTTTTATTATTTTTACTTTATTTATATATGCTTCATCGGTCACGCCGCCTGCCAATTGAACAATATTCCAGATATTTTTTCCGCCTCCAAGCTGATATGCGCCCGGGTGATAAACCTCTCCGAGTACATAAACAACATTGGCCTTGGACTCTATTTCAGGCCGGAGCAGTCCTTCATAAATATATGTCGGGACCACAATAGTGTCTCCCGCTTTGACAATAGGGTTTCCTGAAAGATCTCCGCGGTTTAAATAGTCATTGATGGAAAATGTTTTGACTACAGGCAGGTCCTCATGGTATGAAATTATTTTTATTCTGTTAAGTTCAGCGTAAGGTGTAAAACCGCCGGCCCTCGAAACAGCTTCCATTAATTCAATTGAATCTTCGAGAGGATAAACACCCGGGGCCCTTACTTCACCAACAATGTTTATAATATTCCGCCTCTTTTCCCCGCGTTTCCTTTCTTCTATCAATTTTCCTTCTTCGCCCAAACGCGGCACATAGATAGTGTCCCCGGCTTTCAGCTTTGTAAGTAAACCGGCATCTCCTGTCCGCAAATATTTGTCCACATCCACAATTATAACCTCCGGTTTTTCCAACCCCCCCCGCAAAATCCTGACACCTCTCAACGAGGCAGCATCCGTACCTCCCCCGGCCTGGGTAATTACTTCCAAAATATTGGGCATTACCGCAAAGGAATACTGGCCTGGTTTGAATACCTGCCCTAAAACAAAAACCCTGTTCCCGCGGTAACCCTGTATATTTACTTCAACCTTGATAATATCTTTTAAATATTTGGAAAGTTTTTCAACCAATGACTTTTCAAGCTGGCTTACGGTCAGACCGGCAACCTCAATTTTCTCAATTACCGGCGGGAAGATAATATTGCCCTCGGGCAAAACAGAAACTGTTTTTTCCAAATCCGGATACCCCCAGACTGAAATTCTTATCACGTCTTCAGGCTGGAGAACATATTCCTGAAGGGCAATATTAGTTTCCGGCCCTTTGTCCCCGGGAGAAACCTGTGTTTCTTCCGCTCCCGATAATGGAAACGGCAAAACCATACTGATTATTAAGAAACAACAAATATACTTTTTAAACATTGTATAATCCATTTTCTAAAAAATACAGGTCACGCCTATACCACTTTTGCTGTTAAAAAAACCGCCTGTATCTGAAACGCTCCCGCTGAATGAAAAATTCATTTCCCAGTTTTTGACGGGGCGAAACTGGATCCCCGGGCCGATATAAACTAAATTATAGTCCGTAGTCCTCTCCCCGCTGCCCTCAAGGAAAAAAGACACTTTTTCGCTCTGCTGGCATTCAACCGCAAAATCATACTGGAAAACATTTTTATATTTATAATCCCCTTCCGCTGGAAACCATCCTCCAAGATGAAAATAAAAAAAATAGCCGTTTTTCCATTTCCCTATTTCATATCGTCCCAGGAGAGAACAAAGGACATCGGTTTCCCTGCCTCCCAGCCCTTTTTTTATCTCCCCGGTCCTTATTCTTCCTCCCAGTTGCAGGGCTATATCTAAATCTTTATCGGCAAGCAAATAACCCTGGCTCGAAAAAATCCGATATTTAAAAAAAACCAGGCTGTCCCTCAACCCGCTTTGTTTATTTGTTCCTCCCGAAGTATATGGGAGAGACAAATCCAATTCCGTATTTTTATTGATACCGTAATACAAATTGGCCTCTATGTCCGAACGCCATACGACATTGTCCAAACCAAAATTGTTTTCCCTGGTGTAAATTTCTTTTATATTAAGCTGTCCTTTTCCGGCAGGGATAAAACGAAAAGACGGAGTATAAAACGGGCTGGCATAAATTATATTTTTTGCCGGTAAAAATAATATTATTAAACCTGTTAAAAAAAAAACCTTTTTTATCATATTGGCTCCATACAAGAGCTCTTTTACGGCACGGTAACACCAGCGCGCAGGCTCAAATCGCTTTCATTATCCGAGTCATCCACCGCGGATATTTTAAAATAAGAATAGGTGCTTGACGTCAATCCGTTAACAATATAAGCAGTATCAGGGGGCTGGCCGGTTATCTCTTCTATTACGCTGTAATTTGTCCCGCTGGCGGATTGATATACCCTGTATTTCGCCAAATCCGCTTCTGTATTTGCCGTCCAGCTTAAATTGACCTGCCCCTTTGACGCCCCCGCAAGCGCCGTAAGCCCGGAAGGTGCCGCCGGATTAACACTATCTCCCCTCGCCCTGCAAAACACTTCACTGCTATATTCACTTTCATTGTTTGAGTTATCCAGGGCCGTAATCCTGAAGAAATAATTGTTCCCTGCTATAAGCCCTGTAACTGTATAATTATTTGCTGACTGGCCTGCTATGAAACTGAAATTCCCACCGCCCTGGTTTGCGCCGTAAATGTTATACGCTAAAAAATCACTTTCAGAATTTGCCGTCCAGCTTAAATTAATCTCGCCTTTACGGGTCCCGGTCAACGCGGTAAGCCCCACGGGTTTCGCGGGGGCAGCGTGGTCCTTATAATTCACAACCACCTGGTTGGACTTGTTGCTTTCATTA
Proteins encoded:
- a CDS encoding ABC transporter substrate-binding protein; translation: MLNKKIIIVAFCFLAIFSINNTFAEEKSIKIGVLLAHTGDLGTYGKVMKNGTILASEMINESGGVLKKKIELIHRDSQTDPTMAVDAAQKLIDIDKVAAIVGAISSGETIPITTSVAADKKVIVISPSSTSPEITNLNDNDFLFRTVPSDALQCEVLASTAKEQGFKKISIIYVNNSYGEGLAETMKQAFSVMGGKVLESVAFNPSQPTYRSEIQKTVKNEPDALLLIAYPENGVKVLREAIEFGFINKFLLTDGMKADEVVKNVGGKYLAGTYGTAPAPVESNLSKKFKEAYQKRFGEMPPKPYIDTSFDAVIVTALAIAKGGSADGAVIRDNLRKIANPPGEKVNFLDLKKALQLIEEGKKIDYEGVSGSLNFDKNGDITGGSYGIWKIENDKIVDVRVEIVE
- a CDS encoding branched-chain amino acid ABC transporter permease — encoded protein: MLQLIVNGIIMGSIIVLGSIGLTLTYGILNFANFAHGDFMAAGAYLCLFFLGLKLPFIVSIILSILVASGLGILLDCCLYRKLREKTPVTLLIASIGVALFLRNLIQMIWGPQISYYSSELQMAKKLPFGVKIKPDEIFIIITSFLLIIAVHFFLKKSKIGKAMRALSDNMQLAGIIGIETEKIIFWTWGLGCALAAVGGIFLGLEVQLRPVMGWDVLLPVFAGVILGGIGSPYGAMAGGMIIGISQEVSTVFINPAYKSVVSFIILILVLLIRPEGLFGKKERRA
- a CDS encoding branched-chain amino acid ABC transporter permease, encoding MSGILSYLISFSIKAGIFAILTLGLNLQWGFTGLFNVGIAGFFAVGAYTTAFLTKGPSPEHLGGLGLPVIIGLLGSALFSGIIAFLIGLPVLKLREDYLAMATLGIAESIRLVFTNESWLSNGNRGIKDIPKPWTDLSASEYHNLLFLLVILVIIILIYLFIEKNIHSPWGRVIKAIREDELVTASAGKNVFRYKLESLVIGSMFMGLAGGLYSHYISFISPDVFQPMQWTFLVWVMLIIGGSGNNRGALLGALLVLAVWSGTEDLIMWFFSNPETAEKVSNIQGPLRIIIISIVLELVLLFRPEGIFGEKKKIF
- a CDS encoding SLBB domain-containing protein — protein: MFKKYICCFLIISMVLPFPLSGAEETQVSPGDKGPETNIALQEYVLQPEDVIRISVWGYPDLEKTVSVLPEGNIIFPPVIEKIEVAGLTVSQLEKSLVEKLSKYLKDIIKVEVNIQGYRGNRVFVLGQVFKPGQYSFAVMPNILEVITQAGGGTDAASLRGVRILRGGLEKPEVIIVDVDKYLRTGDAGLLTKLKAGDTIYVPRLGEEGKLIEERKRGEKRRNIINIVGEVRAPGVYPLEDSIELMEAVSRAGGFTPYAELNRIKIISYHEDLPVVKTFSINDYLNRGDLSGNPIVKAGDTIVVPTYIYEGLLRPEIESKANVVYVLGEVYHPGAYQLGGGKNIWNIVQLAGGVTDEAYINKVKIIKGEGNKGYPDTVKLDLTENLKKSEFSDLPELESGDTVIIPKKTHFWRETVKFFSEIAIIVGVINTFNR
- a CDS encoding transporter, which encodes MIKKVFFLTGLIILFLPAKNIIYASPFYTPSFRFIPAGKGQLNIKEIYTRENNFGLDNVVWRSDIEANLYYGINKNTELDLSLPYTSGGTNKQSGLRDSLVFFKYRIFSSQGYLLADKDLDIALQLGGRIRTGEIKKGLGGRETDVLCSLLGRYEIGKWKNGYFFYFHLGGWFPAEGDYKYKNVFQYDFAVECQQSEKVSFFLEGSGERTTDYNLVYIGPGIQFRPVKNWEMNFSFSGSVSDTGGFFNSKSGIGVTCIF
- a CDS encoding fibronectin type III domain-containing protein → MKLIKLLFIFIFMVALGCAKKDESESVVQPDIEPPSAPSGLAAQESSGMIYLYWSKSPESDVVKYRLYRNNSSISNFPGKNLSGPQKISFKDQGYIEETGLSFADSDVITGSTYYYRVSAFDKNNNESNKSNQVVVNYKDHAAPAKPVGLTALTGTRKGEINLSWTANSESDFLAYNIYGANQGGGNFSFIAGQSANNYTVTGLIAGNNYFFRITALDNSNNESEYSSEVFCRARGDSVNPAAPSGLTALAGASKGQVNLSWTANTEADLAKYRVYQSASGTNYSVIEEITGQPPDTAYIVNGLTSSTYSYFKISAVDDSDNESDLSLRAGVTVP